Genomic segment of Apium graveolens cultivar Ventura chromosome 7, ASM990537v1, whole genome shotgun sequence:
TTTGGTTAACACGTATATAAGTTAAATTAAAATACATTTACATAAATTTAcgacaattaattttaaatattcataAAAAGTACATGTAAATTCATATGTAATAAAGTTCTAATATGGTACAAAGACTATAATCTTACTATATGATACGGAGCTTAGTAGTTACATTTGCAAATCAAATCAAACTCATCGAGCTGCAAACAAGTCAAGTTCTTTCTGAACCGAGCCGAggttaattattttttaaaaaaatgaaacgaGATGATCAGAGTGTAACGACCGAAAGAATAGTAATGTTCAATATTGATTAATAAACTTTTTCTTATAATGATATAAACATTATCGATCTAAACTTGTTTCTTAaatctatatatatttatttttgacgTCGAGGTTTAAGAATATGTCCAATTTTATTTTACACTATTTAGAAAATGCTAATTTTAGGTATTCGtaaattactttttaaaatatagatgtaaaaattttattatgttcTAATATTTTACTAAAATCGGGTGTATATAAATTACAGGTTATTTAATGATGTTCatgaaattatgaaaaaattggagacaaataaatcatgattacaaTGTTTGATAGTTCTCTTATGAAAAAATTAAGCGTTAAATTTCGAAATATGAACGACATTtccataataattaaattattaataaacgacgagaaaaatatatttataaatatattagtgattagtaataatttatcatttgtaatatttatcattataaataatgtaTTATAACAGAATTTTAACTGAGTTCGAGCTGATTCCGAGCTAAATTATTACCGAAAGCGGAGTGAGTCCAAGCGATTTGGATTTTAACGAGCCGAGTACTAGTTTAAAAGAAAAAAGCTCGGCTTCACTCTTTTTCTAATCCGAACTCATTTTCATGTTTAAGATCGTTTTGACTAAGGAGACGAGACGAACTGAGTTCACTGAAACGAGCCTATCTCCAGTATTATTCATAATAACTCTGTTTATTTGTAGCCGTACTCTTGAATAACTGTGGTATCAAGTTTTTCTTTTGTTGAGGTGGTTAGTGTGTGTGAGCAAATCTTTACAAATTGACATTTGATTGCATCATCAATATTGTGctaaattcaaaattaaactaTTTATGTTTACTAACTAAGACTCAGGATCCAAAATATTTTTACTTTATTTCTTCTCTaaatattattgtatttttatatttataaaagaCTTGTAGTAGTAGACTCGGTTAAAAACCCAATATTTCACCAAATAAAATCTGAAGGaataataatttgaaaaaaatgttcaaaaaatattttagttcaTGTCCAAATTCTAAAGACAACATATGTTTTCAAGATCGGCATCCTATGTTTTCAGATTTGAACCATGCTTCTATTAGAGATGCTAGGGTAGGAGAGGGGCAAATGGGAAAATAAGAAATATGTAGTGGCAGACCAAAGAAAGGAGGAGTAAATGAATGGTAATCTCATGGTTGTAGGAGCAGAGGAGCTAGAAAAAGCTTACAGTAAGGAATAAAAATGGAGGAATAGGTGGGACAAATATATTGATTAGATGTGAATAAAGTGATTTAttctaaaaaaaaaattattagtttgaattctcatttttcatgtgtctcttatcaaaacaaacttatttaaggtaaatatactatttttaatTTCATAATGCATTTTAACAATTTCAGATTTCCTCATTGTGATAAATTATCTTCTTTCCTAATATTATTGAATACCAAAAAGAAAAAACATATCCTCATTGAAGATGAACTcaacatatatattttttcttcatAACTCCCACATAAATCATCAATTCTCAAACTTACAATTATAGAAAAGTTAGGAGATATATCATACTGAATTCTAGAGTTTGTTTAGTATTGATCCCATTGAATATCAAATTGATAATcatcaaaattaataaaacacaaactaaataaacaatatatcataattttcaaaattaaaataacaaaatttgaattaaaataataaatgttATGAACAAAGACTATCAAAAAAGTCAAATTGACCCATGCTTTTAGAGATGGAGAGAGGGGCAAATTGGAAAATGAGAAATGTGTGAGTGGCATCTCCTCGCTAGAACAATCTTTCATGAGGTAATACATACAACAAGGAATAGAAATTGAGGAATAAGGGTACAAATATATTAAATTTGAATAAAGTAATTTTTTTCACTAAATTTCATTAGTTTGGATTCtcatttttttctaaattttcatTAGTTTGGATTCTCATTTTAATAAGTAAACTAATTGAAGGGAAATGTACTATTTTTCATTTCTTATTACATTTTAATAATTTAGGATTTCCTCATTATTGTGAATTATCTTCTTTCCTAATATTAGTGAATACGGAAAGAAAAAGGTATCTTCCTCATTGAAGATTAACTCAACATATATAATTTTTCTTCATCACTCCCACATATATCAGCAATCCTCAAAATTACAATTACAACTACTATTTTAATTAAACTGCTCTCGGGCAGAATCAACTGCTTAAGCACACTCTCCGCGGATCCTCCTTGCCAGCTGAATGTCCTTTGGCATTATTGTCACCCGCTTAGCATGAATTGAACACAAGTTGGCATCATGGAATAGGCCTACCAGGTAGGCCTCCGATGCCTCCTGTAGAGCCAGGACTGCATGGCTCTGGAAACGCAAATCACTCTGTAACAACAAATTCACTATTGCAAATTAGAAATAAATTTGGCACATGAGATACACAAAGATAAGGTTTCTCTTGGGTAAAGTTATTTGAAAAAATATACTAAAAACTAATTAACCTTAATTCCTTGAGCAATTTCACGTACAAGCCTCTGGAATGGAAGTTTTAATATCAAAAGCTCAGTAGTCTTCTGATACTTACGGATCTCACTACAAGAAATTACAGTATGATAAGCCTTGGGCAACAACCAGGAAATGATGTTTCAATAAATAACATGAATTGATAAATATATACCGAAGGGCAACTGTTCCAGGGCGGTATCTATGTGGCTTCCTATAGGCACCAGTTGTTGGAGCACGCATACGAGCAACCTGTGATGGAGAACAAAACACAGAAATGTTAGGAGAAGATATATCAAGTTAGGAGAAGATAGATCATAATGTATTCTATTATAGGCATTTAATAAGATGTAACCTTGTGTGTGAGCTGCTTTCCAGGAACCTTTCCTCCAATAGATTTACGAGCAGTTTGCTTGGTACGAGCCatctaaaaataaaataagaatggTTTTCAATCAATACATTTGATGAATACTACATGACATACATATAATTAGATGTCACTTAATAAATTACCTAGCTATAATTCTTTTTCAAAtattttgaggtttattttcTCTTTATCACTTCCTAGTGGATGTATATAAAAGTTTGAAGAACAAATGGGGAGGGGGAAACTGTTTTTATATATGGGGCAGGGGGATTATGTTTTGATTTAACAGTTACAAGTTGCTAATGATGTGCTTAGTAGTTTCTACATGAATTGACGGCTCTTAAGTGTAGTTTTGTGAGTTCCCCACCCTCCATCTGACGGTCTATAATCAATCTTAAAGGTAGGTGCGGATCATAAATCCTACTCAACATGTTCTTATTGGAGtgtt
This window contains:
- the LOC141672036 gene encoding histone H3.3-like; the protein is MEMARTKQTARKSIGGKVPGKQLTHKVARMRAPTTGAYRKPHRYRPGTVALREIRKYQKTTELLILKLPFQRLVREIAQGIKSDLRFQSHAVLALQEASEAYLVGLFHDANLCSIHAKRVTIMPKDIQLARRIRGECA